The following are from one region of the Paenibacillus protaetiae genome:
- the recG gene encoding ATP-dependent DNA helicase RecG, with protein sequence MNMLDQLTVRQVKGVSASKEEELHAFGIHTVADLLDYFPFRYEDYRLRSLTEIKDGEKATVAGVIRGNPMLQRYGKNKSRLTSKIEVDGMLITAVWFNRPFLKDQLVPGRPIRLTGKWEPNRLQLTVSESEFADQESKSAKSGTLQPVYSVGGAITQTWLRKTVRQALAQFGSMIQEVLPAELVESRRLVPRREAVEGIHLPDGTTVGAEARRRLVYEELFLFQLKLQAFRSLNRDRADGIMHSIEAETIRRFAASLPFELTAAQKKVVNEIVHDMRQPYAMNRLLQGDVGSGKTVVAAIALMAAVRSGHQGALMVPTEILAEQHVRSLQKLFAGEGFQVALLTGSLTERKRRDVLAGLQMGMIDIVVGTHALIQEDVFFRSLGLVVTDEQHRFGVNQRSILRRKGMNPDVLTMTATPIPRTLAITAFGDMDVSTLRERPHGRKPIKTYWVKHSMMDRVYGFIRREVNESRQAYIICPLIEESDKLDVQNAIDVHVQIQQAFPDLRVGLLHGRMSAAEKDQEMHKFGANESQVLVATTVVEVGVDVPNATLIVIMDAERFGLSQLHQLRGRVGRGAHQSYCVLVADPKSEVGRERMNVMTETDDGFEVARRDLDLRGPGDFFGTKQSGLPDFKLADMVADYGVLEQARDDAAELTGREDFWVNPAYSGIREILKQDHIFQGEQLD encoded by the coding sequence ATGAATATGCTGGATCAATTAACGGTCCGGCAAGTGAAAGGCGTGAGCGCTTCGAAGGAAGAAGAGCTTCACGCCTTTGGCATACATACCGTGGCCGACTTGCTGGACTACTTTCCTTTTCGGTATGAAGATTACCGCCTGCGCAGCTTAACGGAGATTAAAGACGGGGAGAAAGCGACGGTAGCGGGAGTAATCCGCGGCAACCCCATGCTTCAGCGGTATGGTAAAAATAAATCAAGATTAACAAGCAAAATCGAAGTGGACGGCATGCTGATCACAGCCGTATGGTTTAACCGCCCGTTTCTGAAAGACCAGCTTGTGCCGGGGCGGCCGATCAGATTAACCGGCAAATGGGAGCCTAACCGGCTGCAGTTAACGGTTTCGGAGTCGGAATTTGCGGATCAGGAATCCAAATCGGCCAAATCAGGCACCTTGCAGCCCGTCTATTCGGTTGGCGGCGCGATTACCCAGACCTGGCTGCGCAAAACAGTCCGCCAGGCGCTCGCACAATTTGGCTCGATGATTCAGGAAGTGCTGCCTGCTGAGCTGGTCGAAAGCAGACGGCTGGTTCCGCGGCGGGAAGCGGTAGAAGGAATTCATTTGCCGGACGGAACAACGGTTGGCGCGGAAGCAAGACGGCGGCTTGTTTATGAAGAGCTGTTTCTGTTCCAGCTGAAGCTCCAGGCGTTCCGCTCTCTTAATCGCGATCGTGCCGACGGCATTATGCATAGTATCGAAGCAGAAACGATCCGGCGCTTTGCGGCCAGCCTCCCTTTTGAACTGACGGCGGCGCAGAAAAAAGTTGTAAACGAAATCGTTCACGACATGCGCCAGCCGTATGCGATGAACCGCCTGCTGCAGGGCGATGTCGGTTCAGGCAAAACCGTTGTTGCCGCTATTGCCCTTATGGCCGCGGTCCGGAGCGGGCATCAAGGGGCGCTTATGGTGCCGACCGAAATATTGGCGGAGCAGCATGTCCGTTCCTTGCAGAAGCTGTTTGCGGGTGAAGGCTTCCAAGTGGCGCTGCTGACGGGCAGCCTGACGGAACGAAAACGGAGGGATGTGCTTGCCGGGCTGCAAATGGGCATGATTGATATTGTCGTCGGCACGCATGCGCTCATTCAGGAAGATGTCTTTTTTCGCAGCCTGGGGCTTGTGGTGACCGACGAACAGCACCGGTTTGGCGTCAATCAGCGCAGCATATTAAGGCGCAAAGGGATGAACCCCGATGTGCTGACGATGACGGCGACTCCGATTCCAAGAACGCTGGCGATTACTGCTTTTGGCGATATGGACGTCTCCACGCTGCGGGAGCGGCCGCATGGACGCAAGCCGATTAAAACCTATTGGGTGAAGCATTCAATGATGGACCGGGTATACGGTTTCATCCGGCGTGAAGTGAATGAAAGCCGGCAGGCGTATATTATTTGCCCGCTGATCGAAGAGTCGGACAAGCTTGATGTGCAAAATGCGATTGATGTGCATGTGCAGATCCAGCAGGCATTTCCCGATTTGCGCGTCGGGCTTCTGCACGGACGGATGTCCGCGGCGGAAAAAGATCAGGAAATGCACAAGTTTGGCGCTAACGAATCGCAGGTGCTTGTTGCGACAACAGTTGTCGAGGTTGGCGTAGACGTGCCTAACGCGACCCTAATCGTCATTATGGATGCAGAGCGGTTCGGGCTGTCGCAGCTGCATCAGCTCCGGGGGCGCGTTGGACGCGGAGCCCATCAATCGTATTGCGTATTGGTTGCGGACCCGAAATCGGAAGTGGGCCGCGAACGGATGAATGTCATGACGGAAACGGACGACGGTTTTGAAGTGGCTAGACGGGATTTGGATTTGCGCGGTCCGGGCGATTTTTTTGGCACGAAGCAAAGCGGCCTTCCGGATTTTAAGCTGGCGGATATGGTGGCCGATTACGGGGTGCTGGAGCAGGCGAGGGACGACGCGGCGGAGCTGACCGGCCGGGAAGATTTTTGGGTAAATCCGGCGTATTCGGGCATCCGCGAAATTTTGAAGCAGGATCATATTTTTCAAGGCGAGCAGCTAGATTAG
- a CDS encoding stage VI sporulation protein F: MSYQKYGIKPELVERVKFKLKNPVIKDRMRMLISNVTKYDLQDRVKVRKLVKSAALILHENLTELQEEQLVHFIVSLKIDPNNTFHLLKLWSMFR, encoded by the coding sequence GTGAGCTATCAAAAATACGGCATTAAGCCGGAACTGGTTGAACGCGTCAAATTCAAGCTGAAAAATCCGGTCATCAAGGACCGGATGCGAATGCTGATATCCAACGTAACGAAATACGACTTGCAGGACCGTGTGAAGGTGCGCAAGCTGGTAAAATCCGCTGCCCTGATCTTACATGAAAATTTGACGGAGCTGCAGGAAGAACAGCTCGTCCATTTTATCGTATCGCTAAAGATTGATCCTAACAACACGTTCCACTTGCTTAAGCTGTGGAGCATGTTCCGCTGA
- a CDS encoding SOS response-associated peptidase, producing MCGRYTLTVTLDELMAHYWINGNNVPFHQPKYNIAPGQLIPAIIHDGTTRRLGELKWGLVPPWADDPKTGFMMINARAETAAAKPAFAGPLQRKRCLIPADGFYEWKITASGKQPMRIVMRNRTLFSMAGLYESWIAPDGSKVSTCTIVTTQPNELKASIHNRMPVILPPEAEQIWLDRSITSTAELQKLLQPYPPEEMEAYAVSAAVGSVRNDSPELILPIPQADQLELF from the coding sequence ATGTGCGGGAGATATACATTGACGGTCACATTGGACGAGCTGATGGCGCATTACTGGATTAACGGCAACAACGTTCCATTCCATCAGCCCAAATACAATATTGCGCCCGGACAACTAATTCCGGCCATCATTCATGACGGCACAACGCGCAGGCTGGGCGAACTGAAATGGGGGCTGGTTCCGCCATGGGCGGACGATCCGAAAACCGGATTCATGATGATAAATGCAAGAGCAGAAACAGCAGCTGCCAAACCAGCGTTTGCCGGTCCGCTTCAGCGGAAACGTTGCCTTATCCCTGCAGATGGCTTCTACGAATGGAAAATAACGGCTTCAGGCAAGCAGCCGATGCGTATCGTTATGCGAAACCGTACATTATTCAGCATGGCCGGTTTGTACGAAAGCTGGATCGCCCCGGACGGAAGCAAAGTGAGCACATGCACCATTGTGACCACACAACCAAATGAACTCAAGGCTTCTATTCACAACCGGATGCCGGTGATATTGCCGCCTGAGGCAGAGCAAATATGGCTGGACCGGAGCATTACATCAACAGCGGAGCTGCAAAAGCTGCTTCAGCCTTATCCCCCGGAAGAGATGGAGGCTTACGCCGTCTCTGCAGCCGTAGGCTCTGTCCGCAACGATTCGCCCGAGCTGATCCTTCCGATACCGCAGGCCGACCAGCTGGAGCTGTTTTAA
- a CDS encoding DUF2515 family protein: protein MASSKRWKFKSLAAGLIRMPVSLYDMIAAKWLSWRDSRHFTLTVAELTPEASGQMTAHVQADYAMNRRQNGRLQMEAALPLGELEKPASRHRDVWLAKLSCDDREQIERVRAETRLRNRNNVTRTEAYRRLYLRRPELHWALLAHMVSRNAGWNMTDLKGEWLPRLIREADRNLLFQLLERCNSYIFHDAYVQLRLYEYSLAAGRSFMYLLPELGVSRWMVPVWEQFWETRNPVPLTVALIINEQHFIEQRVIQKPFFQEQVLPAFITNLQALLLFNTVLLPYGREQELRLAGLSIERFERIEKRIEFGKSLYALLYGAPSIKNGVIDFVQRTAHTGSRADYAPLLYQAGLPSLTEPAAPYQKRLHGGNIEPGKPLLLSPVLEEAWSDRALSYPETGDWYQSALDVEPYVHKMPLPHLFEKTREHLFLMNKMELAVLAKERMNGSGR, encoded by the coding sequence ATGGCAAGCAGCAAAAGATGGAAGTTCAAAAGTTTGGCAGCCGGACTCATCCGGATGCCGGTTTCGTTGTATGATATGATCGCCGCTAAATGGCTCTCTTGGAGGGATTCCCGGCATTTCACCTTGACAGTAGCGGAATTAACTCCGGAAGCAAGCGGGCAGATGACCGCTCATGTACAGGCGGATTATGCTATGAACCGCCGCCAAAACGGCAGACTGCAGATGGAAGCGGCTTTGCCGTTAGGCGAACTGGAAAAGCCGGCGAGCCGGCACCGCGATGTATGGCTGGCCAAGCTTAGCTGCGACGACCGGGAGCAAATCGAACGCGTCCGGGCGGAAACCCGGCTGCGGAACCGGAACAACGTAACGCGGACGGAGGCTTACAGGCGCCTGTATTTGCGGAGGCCGGAGCTGCATTGGGCGCTGCTGGCCCATATGGTTTCCCGGAACGCGGGCTGGAACATGACGGATTTGAAAGGCGAGTGGCTGCCGCGTTTAATACGTGAAGCGGATCGGAATTTGCTGTTCCAGCTGCTTGAGCGATGCAACAGTTATATTTTTCACGACGCATATGTTCAGCTTCGGTTATATGAGTACAGCCTTGCGGCTGGACGAAGCTTTATGTACTTGCTTCCGGAGCTGGGCGTATCAAGATGGATGGTGCCGGTATGGGAGCAATTTTGGGAAACGCGCAATCCGGTGCCTTTAACCGTCGCCCTAATTATTAATGAACAGCATTTTATCGAGCAGCGGGTTATTCAAAAACCTTTTTTTCAAGAGCAGGTGCTCCCTGCGTTTATTACAAATTTGCAGGCGCTGCTCCTATTTAATACCGTTCTGCTGCCTTATGGCAGAGAGCAGGAGCTAAGGCTGGCCGGGCTCAGCATTGAACGATTTGAACGGATAGAGAAACGGATCGAATTTGGCAAAAGCTTATATGCCCTTTTGTACGGTGCTCCCTCCATTAAGAACGGCGTGATTGATTTTGTACAGCGCACCGCACATACGGGCTCTCGGGCGGATTATGCTCCTTTGCTGTACCAGGCCGGGCTTCCCAGCCTGACAGAGCCGGCGGCTCCTTATCAGAAACGGCTGCATGGCGGAAACATCGAGCCGGGGAAGCCGCTGCTGCTCAGTCCGGTATTAGAGGAAGCATGGAGCGATAGGGCGTTGTCTTATCCGGAAACGGGGGACTGGTACCAATCTGCACTGGATGTGGAGCCTTATGTTCACAAAATGCCGCTCCCGCATTTGTTTGAGAAAACGCGAGAACATCTGTTTCTGATGAACAAAATGGAGCTGGCCGTGCTCGCCAAGGAACGAATGAACGGCAGCGGCCGCTAA
- a CDS encoding glycosyltransferase family 4 protein yields MTLPTGIVWVAPIGEITGYGNVSRNLLRSLDLLNIPVHLVPIGRHEKEIGEEDRLFLERVNKPIEAIGEKPVLIIHAQPDTFPLIHFEGISFAKKIGITIFETDRIPPAWVEWCNAMDEIWLPSQFNMETFSRSGVDRDKLKLVPYSIQSEKYNQSFRPYPFHEAVKSFKFLYTCAFVYRKGIDLLVRAFCEEFSADEDVSLVLKIYVPSWHPHVDLPSLIRSYIPDLTNHPHIELIQDKIPIDDLLSLYHSSDCYVSTDRANGWGMPCMEMMAMGKPAITINWSGSTEFMKETNSFLIEPEAELEEVDVVLQQTLPGFYQGHQWAKVTTGNVRRTLREAYEDQEKRERIAKQARLDIEQKYSARAVADIIRSILDGTALNSGTASNQPYSLAWEGPVADIHSLAKVNRNIIRYLSSHSHIELTIGAFRPPFTQGTLTADVTVSHQYPPNFTVPVSKHWIVMQPWEFGSLPTAWYAPMKYWVDQVWVYSNYNKECYVRSGLDEHKIKVIPLGVDEHIFHPEVEPLALDVPAGFRFLFVGGTIWRKGVDLLIQAYTEEFRQDEDVSLIVKDFGTQSFYKGATSTAFLTAAAEAANSPHIVYMEQEYTEREMASLYKACDCLVHAYRGEGFGLPIIEAMACGIPVILPDKGPSADFCSADTAYLVDSTEVATIQPAIGSVPILSDVWWINTDLGALRRAMRYAFENRDEIKATGERASRKILNEYTWRHTADKAREAIEQLIHAHDPKT; encoded by the coding sequence TTGACCTTGCCCACAGGTATTGTATGGGTCGCACCGATCGGAGAAATTACCGGTTACGGCAACGTATCCCGAAATTTGCTGCGCAGCTTGGACCTGTTAAATATTCCGGTTCATCTTGTTCCTATCGGCAGGCATGAGAAGGAGATCGGAGAGGAAGATAGGCTTTTCCTTGAGCGCGTGAACAAGCCGATTGAAGCTATCGGCGAGAAGCCTGTATTAATCATTCACGCTCAGCCCGACACTTTTCCGCTGATTCATTTTGAAGGCATCTCTTTTGCCAAAAAAATAGGCATTACGATTTTTGAAACGGACCGTATCCCGCCGGCATGGGTGGAGTGGTGTAACGCAATGGATGAAATATGGCTGCCGTCCCAATTTAATATGGAGACGTTTAGCCGAAGCGGAGTGGACCGGGATAAGCTGAAGCTCGTGCCCTATTCGATTCAATCCGAGAAATATAATCAATCATTCCGGCCTTATCCTTTTCACGAAGCCGTAAAATCATTTAAATTTCTGTATACTTGCGCTTTTGTTTATCGCAAAGGCATCGACCTGCTGGTGAGAGCTTTCTGCGAGGAGTTCTCAGCGGACGAGGATGTCAGCCTTGTCTTGAAGATTTACGTCCCTTCCTGGCATCCGCATGTCGATTTGCCTTCGTTAATCCGCTCCTACATCCCGGACCTAACGAATCATCCGCATATTGAGTTGATCCAGGACAAAATTCCGATAGATGACCTTCTGTCGCTGTACCATAGCAGCGATTGTTACGTGTCAACAGACCGGGCCAACGGCTGGGGAATGCCGTGTATGGAAATGATGGCGATGGGCAAACCGGCGATAACGATTAACTGGAGCGGATCAACCGAGTTTATGAAGGAAACCAACTCTTTTCTTATCGAACCGGAAGCTGAACTGGAAGAAGTAGACGTTGTCCTCCAGCAAACACTCCCCGGATTCTATCAAGGGCATCAATGGGCAAAGGTCACAACCGGCAATGTGCGCAGGACGCTGCGCGAAGCCTATGAAGACCAAGAGAAACGCGAGCGCATTGCGAAGCAGGCCCGGCTCGATATCGAGCAGAAATATTCTGCCCGTGCGGTTGCAGACATCATCCGCAGCATTCTGGACGGAACTGCCTTGAACAGCGGCACCGCGTCTAATCAGCCCTATTCGCTTGCATGGGAAGGTCCGGTAGCCGATATTCACAGCTTGGCTAAAGTCAACCGGAACATCATCCGCTACCTGTCCAGCCACTCCCATATCGAGCTGACGATTGGCGCTTTCCGTCCGCCTTTCACGCAAGGAACCTTGACGGCAGATGTGACAGTCAGCCATCAATATCCACCGAACTTTACGGTGCCGGTCAGCAAGCATTGGATCGTGATGCAGCCTTGGGAATTTGGCTCCTTGCCTACAGCCTGGTATGCCCCGATGAAATATTGGGTGGATCAAGTATGGGTATACAGCAACTACAATAAAGAATGTTATGTGAGATCCGGCCTTGACGAGCACAAAATTAAAGTGATTCCGCTTGGCGTAGACGAACATATTTTCCATCCTGAAGTTGAGCCGCTGGCGCTGGATGTGCCGGCAGGTTTTCGCTTTTTATTTGTAGGCGGAACCATATGGCGCAAAGGCGTCGATCTATTAATTCAAGCTTATACGGAAGAATTCCGGCAGGATGAAGATGTCAGCTTGATTGTTAAAGATTTCGGAACCCAATCCTTCTACAAAGGAGCTACAAGCACCGCCTTCCTTACTGCAGCTGCCGAGGCAGCCAACAGCCCTCATATTGTCTATATGGAACAGGAGTATACAGAACGGGAGATGGCTTCTTTATACAAAGCTTGTGATTGCCTCGTCCACGCATACCGTGGCGAAGGCTTTGGGCTGCCCATTATTGAGGCGATGGCGTGCGGAATTCCCGTCATTTTGCCGGACAAAGGGCCAAGTGCCGACTTTTGCAGCGCCGACACCGCTTATCTCGTAGACAGCACAGAAGTTGCCACGATTCAGCCGGCTATTGGCAGTGTCCCGATTTTGTCCGATGTGTGGTGGATAAACACCGATCTTGGCGCGTTACGGCGCGCAATGCGCTACGCTTTCGAGAACCGTGATGAGATTAAAGCGACGGGGGAGCGCGCAAGCCGCAAAATTTTAAACGAATATACATGGAGGCATACAGCGGATAAAGCCCGGGAAGCTATAGAGCAGCTTATACATGCGCACGATCCCAAAACATAA
- a CDS encoding DegT/DnrJ/EryC1/StrS family aminotransferase: MKRHIPLGHMNISDNAKKYVLDALDHNRLSSGKYIQQFEHQFAKKHQRQTSVFTASGTCALQIALAALKEKHGYADGDEVLVPAITFVATSNIVIQLNMKPVFVDVDPYTYNINPREIEKHITGRTRVIIPVHLFGLPCDMDPIMEIAGRHKLQVIEDSCETMFVHYKGRSVGTFGDYACFSTYVAHLLITGVGGVITMKDESDEKLLRSIMQHGRDTIYLNIDDDDELDDAFMESLVQRRFSFVRMGYSYRITELEGALGVAALEETGQMMLHRKTIGEAYTRALSQYEDALQLPYIPEGHEHAYMMYPIVLKRGNRDDYAMFLEKNGVETRYMMPLLNQPYYKQQFGNIEDSYPAAKHINHNGLYIPCHQGMELADVDYVSELTATYLKGEKWR, from the coding sequence ATGAAACGGCATATTCCTTTGGGGCATATGAACATTTCGGACAATGCCAAAAAATATGTTCTCGACGCTTTAGATCATAACCGGCTTTCATCCGGCAAATATATCCAACAGTTTGAACACCAGTTTGCCAAAAAACATCAGCGCCAAACTTCCGTATTTACAGCCAGCGGGACTTGTGCATTGCAAATCGCACTGGCCGCTTTAAAAGAAAAACACGGCTACGCGGATGGGGATGAAGTACTTGTTCCGGCCATTACTTTTGTCGCTACTTCCAATATCGTCATCCAGCTGAATATGAAACCCGTCTTTGTTGATGTTGATCCTTACACCTACAATATAAACCCCCGTGAAATCGAAAAGCATATAACTGGCCGCACCCGAGTCATCATTCCTGTGCATCTGTTTGGCTTGCCCTGCGATATGGATCCGATCATGGAGATTGCCGGCAGGCATAAGCTGCAAGTCATTGAAGATTCTTGCGAAACGATGTTTGTCCATTATAAAGGACGGTCCGTCGGCACGTTTGGCGATTACGCCTGCTTCTCGACCTATGTCGCTCATCTTCTCATAACCGGAGTCGGCGGGGTCATTACGATGAAAGATGAGTCGGATGAGAAATTGCTGCGTTCCATTATGCAGCATGGCCGGGATACGATCTACTTGAATATAGATGATGATGATGAATTAGACGATGCTTTTATGGAGTCATTGGTTCAGAGGCGTTTTTCCTTTGTCCGGATGGGTTATTCCTATCGGATTACCGAGCTTGAAGGCGCGCTAGGCGTTGCGGCGCTGGAAGAAACCGGCCAAATGATGCTTCATCGCAAAACGATCGGCGAAGCTTATACGCGCGCTTTAAGCCAATATGAGGATGCGCTTCAGCTGCCTTATATTCCGGAAGGGCATGAACATGCGTATATGATGTATCCGATTGTACTAAAACGGGGCAACCGGGATGATTATGCGATGTTTCTGGAAAAAAACGGCGTCGAAACCCGTTACATGATGCCGCTGCTGAATCAGCCATATTACAAGCAGCAGTTTGGAAACATCGAGGATTCGTATCCCGCAGCCAAACATATTAATCATAACGGCCTCTATATCCCTTGCCATCAAGGCATGGAGCTGGCGGATGTCGATTACGTAAGCGAGCTTACGGCAACATATTTGAAAGGAGAGAAATGGCGTTGA
- a CDS encoding glycosyltransferase family 4 protein: MDVLLEGMFYNGYGFAEDNRFLLHALDKAGCRVKIIPRDASSKHSALNEEEIRYIERFEQTVLQHNDIYICNYMGSFITRKPQFRINIARTGFETDRIPDFWLPKLNAFDEIWVFSSFNKQTFAGAGITANLKVIPSYCAWADQVLPEPPASTGGPFTFLSVFDWSDRKGYDILIKAYIEEFTSQDPVSLIIKTTDGHDAAIAAVKEWIAAIPDAPEIRIVNRIVPTDELIQLYQSSDAFVLPTRGEGWGRPVMEAMILGLPVIVTNWSGPTDFITENNAYPIQVEQLTTIHDHIYLFNGHRWAEPSLTDLRKHMRQVYSRPELAKEKGKQARKDITDRYGKDQMIGLIAKEVEKFKI, from the coding sequence ATGGACGTATTGCTGGAGGGCATGTTTTATAACGGTTACGGTTTTGCCGAAGATAACCGGTTTCTGCTGCATGCGCTGGATAAAGCGGGCTGCCGTGTCAAAATCATCCCCCGGGATGCGTCATCGAAGCATTCGGCGCTTAACGAAGAGGAGATCCGGTATATCGAACGTTTTGAGCAGACGGTTTTGCAGCATAACGATATATACATTTGCAATTACATGGGCTCTTTCATTACGCGCAAGCCGCAATTTCGCATCAACATCGCCCGGACCGGGTTTGAAACGGATCGTATTCCTGATTTTTGGCTGCCCAAATTGAATGCGTTTGATGAAATATGGGTGTTCTCTTCCTTCAACAAACAGACTTTTGCCGGCGCCGGCATTACAGCAAACCTTAAAGTGATCCCGAGCTACTGCGCCTGGGCGGATCAGGTTTTACCTGAGCCTCCAGCTTCTACTGGCGGTCCGTTTACGTTCCTATCGGTATTTGACTGGTCGGACCGCAAGGGCTACGACATTTTGATCAAAGCTTATATCGAAGAGTTTACATCGCAGGACCCGGTTTCCTTGATCATCAAAACGACTGACGGGCATGACGCGGCCATCGCGGCGGTAAAGGAATGGATAGCCGCAATACCGGATGCTCCGGAAATACGGATTGTAAACCGGATTGTTCCAACCGACGAGCTGATTCAACTGTATCAATCCAGTGATGCATTCGTGCTGCCGACAAGAGGCGAAGGCTGGGGACGGCCGGTGATGGAAGCGATGATATTGGGGCTGCCGGTTATTGTAACGAATTGGAGCGGTCCTACAGACTTTATAACTGAAAATAATGCCTATCCGATTCAGGTTGAGCAGCTTACAACGATTCATGACCATATTTACCTTTTCAACGGGCACCGCTGGGCTGAACCAAGCTTAACCGATCTTCGAAAACATATGCGGCAAGTTTACAGCCGCCCTGAGCTGGCAAAAGAAAAAGGAAAGCAAGCGCGCAAAGACATAACGGACCGTTATGGAAAAGATCAAATGATCGGGCTGATTGCAAAAGAAGTGGAGAAATTCAAAATATGA
- a CDS encoding glycosyltransferase family 2 protein, whose amino-acid sequence MPADYVTIAILAKQKGHVLPFFLQLIENQTYPSSLIKLYIRTNNNTDNTAEVLEQWIEKVRPNYSEIYYDSSDVPEPVQDYKPHDWNSLKLTVLKKIRQQSIEWAMERNSHYFVVDCDNFIAPDTLEKLLETSLPVIGPLLRNGDNQASLYSNYHYVTNEYGYYKHSHLYNEVLFQHVKGLIEVEVIHCTYLVRKEVLPYVSYIDDTDRYDYVVFSDTLRKAGIPQYIDNRKLYGKLTFTDTEEHFKALNLLL is encoded by the coding sequence GTGCCCGCTGATTATGTGACGATTGCGATATTGGCTAAACAAAAAGGACATGTATTGCCGTTCTTCCTCCAGCTTATTGAAAACCAGACCTATCCGTCTTCGCTTATCAAATTGTACATTCGTACAAACAACAACACCGATAATACGGCTGAAGTGCTCGAGCAATGGATCGAAAAAGTGCGGCCGAACTATTCCGAAATTTATTACGATTCAAGCGATGTTCCCGAACCGGTGCAGGACTACAAGCCGCATGACTGGAATTCCTTGAAACTGACGGTACTTAAAAAAATACGGCAGCAATCCATTGAATGGGCAATGGAGAGGAATTCCCATTATTTTGTTGTGGACTGCGATAATTTTATTGCGCCGGATACGCTGGAGAAGCTTCTTGAAACCTCTCTTCCCGTTATCGGCCCTTTGCTGCGCAATGGCGACAATCAAGCCAGCCTTTATTCCAACTATCATTATGTGACCAATGAATACGGGTACTATAAACATTCGCATTTATATAACGAAGTATTGTTTCAGCATGTAAAAGGTTTAATCGAAGTTGAAGTCATCCATTGCACCTACCTTGTCCGTAAAGAAGTGCTGCCTTATGTCAGCTATATTGATGATACCGATCGTTACGATTATGTCGTATTTAGCGATACGCTGCGCAAAGCAGGCATTCCTCAATATATCGATAACCGGAAGCTTTACGGGAAACTTACGTTTACGGATACGGAAGAACATTTCAAAGCGCTTAATCTTTTGCTGTAA
- the gmd gene encoding GDP-mannose 4,6-dehydratase, with amino-acid sequence MTKVAFITGITGQDGAYLAQLLLEKGYSVHGLRRRSALSNTGRIDKLVVQAKKEGKQLVLHYGDLTDSTNLVRLIHEIQPDEIYNLAAMSHVHVSFETPEYTANADGIGTLRILEAVRSLGLASTTKIYQASTSELYGLVQEVPQSEKTPFYPRSPYGVAKLYAYWITVNYREAYGMYACNGILFNHESPLRGETFVTRKITRAASRIALGLQSKLELGNLSAKRDWGHARDYVDAMWRILQQDEAEDYVIATGQTTEVREFVRLAFAEAGIELAFEGEGADEYGYVVACRNPDYMLPAGYKAVEVNPKYYRPAEVDLLLGDPRKANAKLGWQPSHSLQDLVKEMMEEDLRETRKVADLRKLGYEAYLDIE; translated from the coding sequence ATGACAAAGGTCGCTTTCATTACAGGAATAACGGGGCAAGACGGCGCTTATCTGGCGCAGCTGCTGCTGGAGAAGGGCTATTCGGTGCATGGGCTTAGGCGGCGCAGCGCCTTATCCAATACAGGGCGTATTGACAAACTTGTCGTCCAAGCTAAAAAAGAAGGGAAACAGCTCGTATTGCACTACGGGGACTTAACCGACTCTACAAATCTGGTCCGCCTTATCCATGAAATCCAACCGGATGAAATCTATAATTTGGCGGCTATGAGCCATGTGCATGTAAGCTTTGAGACACCCGAATATACAGCTAACGCGGACGGGATCGGCACACTTCGCATTCTGGAAGCGGTAAGGTCGCTTGGGCTCGCGTCAACAACCAAAATTTATCAAGCTTCGACTTCAGAACTGTACGGCCTTGTACAAGAGGTTCCCCAAAGCGAAAAGACGCCGTTTTATCCGAGAAGCCCTTATGGGGTTGCCAAATTGTACGCCTATTGGATTACAGTAAACTACCGGGAAGCGTACGGCATGTATGCTTGCAACGGTATTTTGTTTAATCATGAAAGCCCTTTGCGGGGGGAAACCTTCGTCACCCGCAAAATTACGAGAGCAGCATCCCGCATCGCGCTTGGACTGCAGTCTAAGCTGGAACTCGGCAATTTATCGGCCAAACGGGACTGGGGCCATGCCCGCGATTATGTCGATGCCATGTGGCGGATCCTGCAGCAGGATGAGGCGGAAGATTATGTCATTGCTACCGGGCAAACAACCGAGGTGCGGGAATTTGTCCGGCTGGCTTTTGCGGAAGCGGGAATTGAGCTTGCTTTTGAAGGCGAAGGGGCGGATGAATACGGCTATGTGGTGGCTTGCCGAAATCCGGATTATATGCTGCCTGCAGGCTATAAGGCGGTTGAAGTGAATCCGAAATATTACCGGCCGGCGGAGGTGGATTTGCTGCTTGGCGATCCGCGTAAAGCGAATGCGAAACTTGGCTGGCAGCCGTCGCACAGCCTTCAGGACCTGGTGAAAGAAATGATGGAAGAAGATTTGCGGGAAACCCGGAAAGTGGCGGATTTGCGCAAATTAGGTTATGAAGCCTACTTGGATATCGAATAA